In Actinoplanes sp. NBC_00393, a single genomic region encodes these proteins:
- a CDS encoding response regulator transcription factor: MPQNPLGPTTISFSDADSGVLSWPVDDWAAALQPPTVLVAEDDEDIRELVVFKLQMAGYRTLATGNGRTAMALAVNERPQLIVLDVSMPGLDGLGFCYELHSSPQTADIPVIIISGRGSQSDVDLGRMVGAEDYLVKPFSPAELLRRVERLLPVSVS, encoded by the coding sequence ATGCCGCAGAACCCGCTCGGGCCGACCACCATCTCGTTCAGTGACGCCGATTCCGGGGTGCTGTCGTGGCCGGTGGACGACTGGGCGGCGGCTCTGCAGCCGCCCACCGTTCTGGTGGCCGAGGATGACGAGGACATCCGGGAGCTGGTGGTGTTCAAGCTGCAGATGGCCGGGTACCGGACGCTGGCCACCGGCAACGGGCGGACGGCGATGGCTCTGGCGGTCAACGAGCGGCCGCAGCTGATCGTGCTCGACGTGTCGATGCCGGGGCTGGACGGGCTCGGGTTCTGCTACGAGCTGCACTCGTCGCCGCAGACGGCGGACATTCCGGTGATCATCATCAGCGGGCGGGGCAGTCAGTCCGACGTGGACCTCGGCCGGATGGTCGGGGCGGAGGACTATCTCGTCAAGCCGTTCTCGCCGGCCGAACTGTTGCGCCGGGTCGAGCGGTTGTTGCCCGTCTCGGTCTCCTGA